DNA sequence from the Paenibacillus azoreducens genome:
AAATAATCTCCTCGCAGTCCAGCGATTGAATGACCTTAACCGCATTGGAGGAAGTGCAGCAAATATCCGTCTCCGCTTTCACATCGGCGGAAGAATTGATATAGGTCACAACCTTGGCGTTTGGATGCTGAGCCTTCAGCTTGCGCAGCCCATCCACATTGACCATATCGGCCATCGGGCAGCCGGCGCGCTCGTCGGGAATCAATACCGTTTTGTTCGGAGCCAAAATCTTGGCACTTTCGCCCATGAAATGCACGCCGCAAAATACAATTGTGTCCGCATCGGTTTGCGCTGCTTTCTGGGCAAGCAAAAAAGAATCCCCCCGAAAATCGGCAACCTCTTGAATTTCGTCCCTTTGATAATAATGGGCTAGAATGATTGCGTTTCTTTCCTTTTTGAGCTTTAACAGCTTTTCGGTCAGTTCCCGTTTTTGTTCCTCTTTGTGCTGAAGCGCAAGAGCCTCCACCAGAGATCCACTCCTTTAGTGATGTCGTCATAAGATTAATATGATTGTGAATTTTCTCTCAAAGTTGGGTGTTCAAGCTTTGAGGGCTTTTCAGTTACCAATTAATGTACACAAGGTTTCATGGACTGTCAATTGGGCGGCAAGTTCAAAACCGGACGGCTTGTTTCACAAAAAAATCCCTTTGCATCGCATGTTTCATGTATACCTTCACATAAAAAAGCTTGTTTTGAAAAATAAAAAAAATTTATAAAGCGGCGAACGATGTGTTTCCCGCAGAATGAAAAACATTTTCTAACTGGTATTTATTAGAAATTCCGCATTGCTCTTTTGGACTTAAAGCACAAAAAAACCCGAAAGACGATTGCCGTCGTCCTTCGGGTTATTCATTCTTGTGATGCGGTTTACAATTTTGTTCCAGGTCCGCCTTTACCTGTATCCGGTTCATCCGCTGGCGGATTTGTCGGATCGTTCGGAATGTCCGAAGGGCTCTCCGGTACATCATTCGGAATTTCATTCACCGGTAAATCGGATGCATCCTCTTTGCCTTGAATGCGGACACGCACATCGCCAACAGTGTCGATAATCGGCGCCCCGTTTTCCGAAGAACCATCGTTTCCTTCTTCACGCGGTCCATCTTCCGAAAGGTAACCTTGCTCGATCAGTTCCTTGATTTGTTCAAGCTCAAGCGTTTCCTTCTCAAGCAACGTATTTGCAATAAGGTGAACCTCTTTGGAATGCTTAATCAGCAGATCTTTACAACGCTGATAACATTCGTTGGTCATGCGCTGCATTTCCTGATCGATTTCATAGGCGATGGAATCACTGTAGTTCTGTTCATGTCCGAGATCACGGCCCAGGAACACCTGGCCTTGGGACGAACCGAACTGCAGCGGTCCAAGCTTCTCACTCATACCGTATTCCATAATCATGCTGCGAACAATGCCTGTCGCTTGCTGGAAGTCGCTGTATGCGCCTGTTCCGATTTCCCCGATAAAGAGTTCTTCGGATACGCGGCCGCCCAGAAGGCCTGTTACTTTATCCAATAGCTCTTGCTTCGTTACGAGCATACGGTCTTCCTTCGGCATCATGATGACGTATCCGCCGGCACGGCCACGAGGAATGATCGTAACCTTGTGAACCATATCGGCATTTTCCAGGAAGTAGCCGACAATGGTGTGACCGGCTTCGTGGTAAGCGACAATCCGTTTCTCGCGGTCGCTGATCACGCGACTGCGTTTCTCCGTACCGACAATGACGCGGTCGATCGCTTCATCAACCTCGCGCATGGAGATATCCTTCCGGTTGCGGCGTGCCGCAAGCAGGGCCGCCTCGTTCATCAGGTTCTCCAGTTCGGCGCCCGTAAATCCTGTGGTACGTTTCGCCACAACATCCAGCTTGACGTCTTTAGTCAGCGGTTTGTTGCGTGCATGGACCTTCAGGACCGCTTCGCGTCCTTTCACATCTGGACGGTCTACCGTAATTTGACGGTCAAAACGTCCCGGACGCAAAAGGGCAGGGTCGAGAATATCCGCACGGTTCGTTGCCGCAACAATGATAATACCTTCATTGCCGCCGAAACCGTCCATCTCTACGAGCAATTGGTTCAGCGTTTGTTCGCGTTCGTCATGGCCACCGCCAAGTCCGGCGCCGCGCTGACGGCCAACCGCATCGATTTCATCAATAAAGATAATACATGGCGCGTTTTTCTTCGCGTTCTCAAACAAGTCGCGGACACGGGATGCGCCGACACCCACGAACATTTCGACAAAGTCAGAACCGGAAATGCTGAAGAAAGGAACGCCGGCTTCGCCAGCCACCGCACGGGCGAGGAGCGTTTTACCGGTTCCCGGAGGACCTACGAGCAGCACCCCTTTAGGAATGCGCGCGCCAACAGCGGCAAACTTCCGCGGATCCTTAAGGAACTCCACGACCTCGACAAGCTCCTGTTTCTCTTCGTCGGCTCCGGCTACATCCTCAAATGTAACCCTCTTCTTCTCTTCATTATATAAACGGGCGCGGCTTTTGCCGAAGTTCATGACTTTGCCTCCGCCGCCCTGCGCCTGATTGAACAGGAAAAAGAAGAGAATGAACATGATAACCAATGGAATCATGGAAGAAAGCAGCGTCAGCCAAATGCTTTCGCCTTCCATTTTCTTTTGGGTATATTTCATGCCGGTTTTGTCACTGGCGTCCACCAGTTCCTGAATCGCGGCATCTGTAGCCGGAATATAGGTCGAAAAGCTGTCGGATTTAACATTGTCCGGTTTTTGATTATATTTACCGGTTACGAGATAGGCGTAACCGTCAAATTGAACCGTTATATCCTTAACATTTCCAGCCTTGATCTCTTGCCGAAATTCATCGTATCTAGGATTGTGAGCAGATTCACCGCTGTTGCTTACAAACTGGACAATGCCCACCACAACTAAAAAAAGAATCAAATAAAAACCAGAATTCCGGATGAACCGATTCATCCCCTACCTCCTCTCAAAACACTTAAATTATTTTACCATAGCCTGTCTGACCATCTCAACAGAGGTGGTATTCGCATGAACCGTAAGTAACACGTCCATGGGCTGGAGTATCACCATTAGTGGGAATAGACTTCCGGTTTCAAGATCCCGATGTAGGGCAAGTTCCGGTAATGTTCGGCGTAATCTAAACCATATCCGACGACGAAAGCGTCAGGCAGAGTGAAGCCGGTGTAATCCGCTTCCAGATCTACCGTACGGCGTGCCGGTTTGTCAAACAGGGTGACTACGCACGTCGATTTGGCATTGCGGCTCTTCAGAAGCTCAATCAAATGGCTAAGCGTAAGACCGCTGTCGATAATGTCTTCGACGATCAGGACATCACGTCCTTCTACAGGCACATCCAAATCCTTAATAATTTTGACGACGCCCGAGGATTGGGTTGATGCACCATAACTCGATACAGCCATAAAATCGAGCTCAAGAGGTACTGTCATATTTTTAACCAAATCGGCCATGAAAATAAACGCACCTTTCAGCACGCAAATCACCAAAGGATTGCGGTCTTCATAAATCTTGCTGAGCTCGGCTCCAAGCTCTTTAATCTTCTTCTGAATTTCTTCTTCGCTGATAAGTATTTCCTGAATATCGTTTTGCAACTGAGCGAACCTCCTACGTTTATACTATGAAAGTCTTACAATGACCATTACAGTAGCTCCACTGCCTTTATATCCTCCAGACACATGTGAAGGACGGATATCGTTTGAGAACCGACCGCAGCATGCTCGGATCGCCGGACCCCTGGTATCCAAATGATGTGGCCTGAACCATCAACCAACACAGGAATGCGGGAGCGCACGGATGGAGGTATCTTCGCATCAATGAAAATATCTTTTACCTTTTTGCTTCCGTTTAATCCCATGACCTTCATGGTATCTCCAGGCAGTCTTGAGCGGAGTGTTAATGGAAACTTCAATTGACCGGCATCAAACACTGCTTCAGCGCAGGATCCGGCCCTTGCGGAAAAACAACTGTTCTGAGGCGACTGCAATTTCATTTTCAACCTCTTGCCAATTTCAGGAATACACAGTTCCAAAGCAGCAGCTTGCAGCTCATATGTATAGC
Encoded proteins:
- the ftsH gene encoding ATP-dependent zinc metalloprotease FtsH — translated: MNRFIRNSGFYLILFLVVVGIVQFVSNSGESAHNPRYDEFRQEIKAGNVKDITVQFDGYAYLVTGKYNQKPDNVKSDSFSTYIPATDAAIQELVDASDKTGMKYTQKKMEGESIWLTLLSSMIPLVIMFILFFFLFNQAQGGGGKVMNFGKSRARLYNEEKKRVTFEDVAGADEEKQELVEVVEFLKDPRKFAAVGARIPKGVLLVGPPGTGKTLLARAVAGEAGVPFFSISGSDFVEMFVGVGASRVRDLFENAKKNAPCIIFIDEIDAVGRQRGAGLGGGHDEREQTLNQLLVEMDGFGGNEGIIIVAATNRADILDPALLRPGRFDRQITVDRPDVKGREAVLKVHARNKPLTKDVKLDVVAKRTTGFTGAELENLMNEAALLAARRNRKDISMREVDEAIDRVIVGTEKRSRVISDREKRIVAYHEAGHTIVGYFLENADMVHKVTIIPRGRAGGYVIMMPKEDRMLVTKQELLDKVTGLLGGRVSEELFIGEIGTGAYSDFQQATGIVRSMIMEYGMSEKLGPLQFGSSQGQVFLGRDLGHEQNYSDSIAYEIDQEMQRMTNECYQRCKDLLIKHSKEVHLIANTLLEKETLELEQIKELIEQGYLSEDGPREEGNDGSSENGAPIIDTVGDVRVRIQGKEDASDLPVNEIPNDVPESPSDIPNDPTNPPADEPDTGKGGPGTKL
- the hpt gene encoding hypoxanthine phosphoribosyltransferase; translated protein: MQNDIQEILISEEEIQKKIKELGAELSKIYEDRNPLVICVLKGAFIFMADLVKNMTVPLELDFMAVSSYGASTQSSGVVKIIKDLDVPVEGRDVLIVEDIIDSGLTLSHLIELLKSRNAKSTCVVTLFDKPARRTVDLEADYTGFTLPDAFVVGYGLDYAEHYRNLPYIGILKPEVYSH